TGCGGCACAAAGGCGTAGTCGCCGATTTTGATGATGGTCCCGAGCTTTGGGCCCATGTCCGCGACCAGGCGTATCAACCCTCAGACAAAGCAGTAGTTTTTATCGGATCGTCGCGCATAAAATACGATCTTGATATCGAAACATGGGAATCGTTGACCCACACCCATGCAGTACAATTGGCCATGGTGGCCTCTTCGCCACGGCATATCCTGACTAATCTTGCCGATGACCCCAAATTTAAAGGCAGGTTGGTTGTCGACGTTACGGAAGTCTTGTTTTTTAACAGGATGCGGGGTAACGATTACCCCGACGCAGGTATATCCTATTATAAAGGCATTACGCCCGCGCAACGTGCCAGTTTTTACCTTGACAGGCATATCGAAAACCGGCTGGCGTTCCTGAACGAGGGCCATTACGCGATCAATGCCATGCTGGGCGAAATGCACATACCCGACAGGCCGATGGTGTACCCGTTCCTTGATTTCCCGATGGGTTTTGACATCACAAGATATAACAGGCAAAATGTAATGAATGACGATTTTATAGCCGATACCAACCAGCATAACCAGGTAAAAGCGATATGGGCATTATTGAGAATGGACCCCACGCCGCCAACTACCGGCAAACCGCTGGATACTATCATGAATTCGGTGGTGCGCGATGTGGCTAAGATCAAGGCAAGGGGAGGCGATGTGGTGTTTACACGAACCCCATCGAACGGGTTCTTTTTAGATGCCGAACACCACATGTATCCGAGAGAGGCGTACTGGGACAGGCTATTGAAGGAAACCGGCTGCCAGGGCTTTTATTACGCGGACGACCCGGTGACGGCCAAACTGGTATGCCCTGAATTATCTCACCTTACACCAAAGGATGCGGTAACCTATACTACCGCACTGGTAAGCCTATTAAAGCAGAACAAAGCCCTTGGGTTTCAATAATGCGAATTATGTTCAATCACAACACCTTTAAGCAATCTTAAACTATCAAACCATGGTTTTCAATTCATACACCTTTGTCGCATTCTTCATTGTTATGCTCATTTTGCATAACCTTCCCATATCGTGGAAGGCGAAGAAGATAAACCTGCTTGTAGCGAGTTACGTTTTTTATGCTGCATGGAACCCGCCTTTTATACTGCTGCTGTGGTTATCCACCGTGGTCGATTTTTTTGTAGGCCGCGCTTTATACACGCAGCCCAACAAGCATAAACGACGCCTGCTGCTGGTTATCAGTTTGATCGGCAACCTGGGTATGCTGTGCTTTTTCAAGTATGGCGGCTTTATACTGGAGAATTTTGTGCACCTCACAAATCTCCTTGGGTTCGATTATCACCCGGCAAAGCCAAATATTATCCTGCCTGCCGGTATCTCTTTTTACACCTTCACTACCCTTTGTTATACCATAGATATGTATAAGAAGGAAAGTAAGCCGGTAAAATCCCTGCTGGATTTTTCCCTGTTCGTTACCTTTTTCCCGCACCTGGTTGCCGGGCCTATCGTTCGCCCGCCGCAGCTGGTACCGCAATTCGAAACAGAACACAAGGCGACAAAAGATCAATTACTTAATGGCCTTTTGCTGCTTACGCTTGGCCTGTTTATGAAGGTGGTTTGTGCCGATACCCTGCTTGCCGCAACATCGGATATGATATTCAGTTCGCCGGGAAATATGGGGCCGCTGGACGCCTGGGCGGGGGTGCTGGCATTCTCGGGACAGATATTTTTTGATTTTGCCGGCTATTCTACTTCTGCCATCGGCGTAGCCATGTGTTTGGGATTTATTTTACCGCAAAACTTCCTGTACCCTTACGCAGCCATCGGCTTTTCCGATTTCTGGCGCAGGTGGCATATTACGCTTTCTTCGTGGCTGCGCGATTACCTGTATATTCCTTTGGGCGGTAACCGCGAGGGTAAATTCAGGACCTATATTAACGTCATGATCACTATGCTGATCGGCGGTCTGTGGCATGGCGCTAACTGGACCTTTGTAGCCTGGGGTGGTTTACACGGTTTGTATTTGTGGGTCGAAAAAGCGATCAAAGACAGCCGTGCCCGGATATCCGGCAATCCCGACGGAGATATACCTGCGCCCGTAATTATACAGGCATCATTTGCTCCCATGCGCCCCGCCAAAACTTCCGGCGGCTTTATTTACGCATTTTTTACGTTCCTGCTTATATGCGTTACCTGGGTGTTTTTCCGCTCGGCTACGTTTACCGGCGCATGGCGCCTGCTACATTCTATGCTCGGCCAGGCGCCGCCATCCGGTCCGCCCATACTTACTACCGCCGACGTGGTTAAAGTTGGCATCGTTATCACCCTTATGCTGGCATTCCACTGGTACATGCGCAATACCACCGTATTAAAAACGGCATCAAAAATGCCGTGGTGGTTAACAGGTGTGGTTTGGTCGTTTTTGATCATCATGATCGTACTAAGCCAGCAAACCGGGAAGGCATTTATTTATTTCCAGTTTTAAGACATCGATCCATTTAGTCATCCTGAACGGAGTGAAGGATATTATACGAGGTACATTTGGCTTCTATAAGATCTTTCATTTCGCCTGGGTGACACAGTTTAATTTTGAACGTTCCTGCTTGTCAGTGGATTAAATTGACAGACATCACACCTCAAAAGCTTCCCTGATCACATTTAAATAGGATGGGCCGGTGACCACCCGTGTGAAGTCTTTGTTGTTCAGTACGAGTGTATAGCGGTTGTTGGAGTACTTGTGTATCTCGGCTATCTTTTGCTTGTTGACGATATAGGATTTTTGTACACGTATAAAATCGCCGGATAGTTTTTCTTCCAGCACGGCCAGCATGTGATCGCAAAAAAGCTTTTCACCGTTTGCGGTGTGCACAAAAGTGTATTTGTCGTAGGCCTCGAAATAGACGATATCCGATAACTGCACCAACGTAAATTTGGTGCCTTTTTTTACCGAAAGTGTGCTGGTCTCTTTTTGCGGTCGCAAGCCGTTAAATAACGACTCAAAATTGTTCCAAACCGGGTTTGCGCCGCCTCCCCCGGTAAAATGCTGCAGTTTTGCAAGCGCCTTCGCTATCCTGTCCTCTTTTAACGGCTTTAACAAATAATCAACCGAA
Above is a window of Mucilaginibacter ginsenosidivorans DNA encoding:
- a CDS encoding MBOAT family O-acyltransferase; this translates as MVFNSYTFVAFFIVMLILHNLPISWKAKKINLLVASYVFYAAWNPPFILLLWLSTVVDFFVGRALYTQPNKHKRRLLLVISLIGNLGMLCFFKYGGFILENFVHLTNLLGFDYHPAKPNIILPAGISFYTFTTLCYTIDMYKKESKPVKSLLDFSLFVTFFPHLVAGPIVRPPQLVPQFETEHKATKDQLLNGLLLLTLGLFMKVVCADTLLAATSDMIFSSPGNMGPLDAWAGVLAFSGQIFFDFAGYSTSAIGVAMCLGFILPQNFLYPYAAIGFSDFWRRWHITLSSWLRDYLYIPLGGNREGKFRTYINVMITMLIGGLWHGANWTFVAWGGLHGLYLWVEKAIKDSRARISGNPDGDIPAPVIIQASFAPMRPAKTSGGFIYAFFTFLLICVTWVFFRSATFTGAWRLLHSMLGQAPPSGPPILTTADVVKVGIVITLMLAFHWYMRNTTVLKTASKMPWWLTGVVWSFLIIMIVLSQQTGKAFIYFQF
- a CDS encoding LytR/AlgR family response regulator transcription factor, whose product is MLSLFKAVIVDDEPPARRLLHELLAGHRGLIHISGEADNGSSAIAVINKLRPDVVFLDIQLPDMLGLEVLKQLDYKPFVIFTTAYDEYAIKAFDALSVDYLLKPLKEDRIAKALAKLQHFTGGGGANPVWNNFESLFNGLRPQKETSTLSVKKGTKFTLVQLSDIVYFEAYDKYTFVHTANGEKLFCDHMLAVLEEKLSGDFIRVQKSYIVNKQKIAEIHKYSNNRYTLVLNNKDFTRVVTGPSYLNVIREAFEV